A single Pseudomonas lutea DNA region contains:
- a CDS encoding uracil-xanthine permease family protein, whose translation MQPDARETDDLIYGLNDRPRPAPALLAATQHVLAAFVGIITPPLIIGSALGLGAYMPYLISMALMVSGVGTFIQARRPFGIGAGMICLQGTSFAFLGAVLSAGFMVKQRGGSAEDIMAMVFGVCFFGALVQIVLSRFIGQLRRVITPLVTGIVITLIGVSLINVGVTDLGGGFNAPDFGAPVNLALGVLVLAVIIVLNRSNAPWLRLSAIIIGLAVGSLAAWFSGKLVPQSIADAALVSIPVPFRFGMSFDWAAFLPVALIYLISSIETVGDLTANCMLSREPINGAGYIARLKGGVLGDGVSCMIAATFSAFPNTTFAQNNGVIQLTGVASRYVGLYIGAILFLLGLFPVIGAILQQIPKPVLGGATLVMFGSVAAAGVRILAQAPLDRRSMLIIATSFGVGLGIAAQPTLLHHLPQWVQSLFDSAITSGGLTATMMCLLIPEAKVVNQADLPAVESFEH comes from the coding sequence ATGCAGCCCGACGCGCGCGAAACTGACGACCTTATATACGGACTCAACGACCGGCCGCGTCCTGCGCCGGCCCTGTTGGCAGCCACCCAGCATGTGCTGGCGGCGTTCGTGGGCATTATTACGCCGCCATTGATTATCGGATCGGCTCTGGGCCTTGGCGCGTATATGCCCTATCTAATCAGCATGGCCTTGATGGTCTCGGGGGTCGGCACGTTCATTCAAGCGCGCCGACCATTTGGCATCGGCGCGGGGATGATTTGCCTGCAAGGCACCAGCTTTGCATTTCTGGGCGCCGTGTTGTCTGCAGGCTTCATGGTCAAGCAGCGCGGTGGCAGTGCGGAGGACATCATGGCCATGGTGTTTGGTGTGTGCTTCTTCGGCGCACTTGTGCAGATCGTGCTGAGCCGCTTCATTGGGCAGTTGCGCCGTGTGATTACTCCTCTGGTCACAGGCATTGTCATCACGCTGATCGGCGTGAGCCTGATTAATGTCGGGGTGACCGACCTGGGCGGTGGCTTCAACGCGCCGGACTTCGGAGCGCCCGTCAATCTGGCTCTAGGCGTTCTCGTACTGGCAGTCATCATCGTCTTGAATCGCTCGAATGCGCCCTGGTTGCGGTTGTCAGCCATCATCATCGGGCTGGCGGTGGGAAGCCTGGCGGCCTGGTTCAGCGGAAAATTAGTACCGCAGTCAATTGCTGACGCGGCGCTGGTAAGCATTCCTGTCCCCTTCAGATTTGGCATGAGCTTTGACTGGGCGGCTTTCCTGCCGGTAGCGCTGATTTACCTGATCAGCAGCATCGAAACCGTCGGCGACCTGACCGCCAATTGCATGCTGTCTCGCGAGCCGATTAACGGCGCTGGCTACATTGCACGGCTGAAAGGAGGCGTCTTGGGCGACGGCGTGAGTTGCATGATCGCCGCGACGTTTAGCGCGTTCCCGAACACAACCTTCGCTCAGAATAACGGGGTGATTCAGCTGACCGGCGTGGCCAGTCGTTATGTTGGTCTGTACATCGGTGCAATTCTGTTCCTGCTCGGATTGTTTCCGGTCATCGGCGCGATCCTTCAACAGATCCCCAAGCCGGTACTTGGCGGCGCGACACTGGTGATGTTTGGCAGCGTCGCAGCGGCAGGTGTCCGGATTCTCGCGCAGGCGCCACTCGATCGCCGCAGCATGTTGATCATTGCGACCTCTTTTGGGGTCGGGCTGGGCATCGCCGCGCAACCAACGCTGCTGCATCATCTACCGCAGTGGGTACAAAGCCTGTTTGACTCTGCCATCACCAGCGGCGGGCTGACGGCCACCATGATGTGTTTGCTGATTCCGGAAGCCAAGGTCGTGAATCAGGCCGATCTCCCGGCAGTCGAATCTTTTGAGCACTGA